In the Raineyella fluvialis genome, GAGGCGCCGTCGGCGGACCTCCGGGGCGAGCCCCGTCATCGACCGTGCCTTGCGCGTGGCCAATGCGGAGGCCGCGGCGTACTCCTGCTCGGTGTCGACGGCGCTGAGCACCTCGTCGATGATCCAGCGGTCCACCCGCTTCTTCACCAGTTCCTCCCGCAGGGCCAGCCGGGACAGGTGCTTGTGGTCCTGCCGGGAGGCGACCCACGCCTCCGCGAAGCCCCGGTCATCGACAAGTCCCACGTCGGTCAGCCTGTCGAGGACCGCTCGGGCCACCGCGGGGTCGGTGTTGCGCTTGGCCAGGGCCTGCTCCAGCTCCCCCGGGAGTGTGCCCGCACGGTGAGCCGGCGCAGCACGATCTCGCGGGCGATCTCGTACGGGTCCGCCTCCGGGTCCGGGTCCTCATCCGGACCCGGACCGCGCCGTCCTGCCGTGCTCAGAACTTCACCTCACCGGTCTCCGGGTCGATGTCCTCCTCGGCATCGGTGCCCTCGTCGGCGTCCTTGGCGACGCCGATCCCCACCTTGGCCTTGATCTTGGTCTCCAGTTCGGTGGCGACCTCGGGGTGGGTCTTCAGGAAGTTGCGGGCGTTCTCCTTGCCCTGCCCGAGCTGGTCGCTGTCGTAGGTGAACCAGGCCCCCGCCTTCCGGACCAGGCCGGTCTCCACACCCATGTCGATCAGCGATCCCTCGCGACTGATGCCCTCGCCGTAGATGATGTCGAACTCGGCCTGCTTGAACGGGGGCGCCACCTTGTTCTTCACGACCTTGACGCGGGTGCGGTTGCCGACCATCTCCGTGCCGTCCTTCAACGTCTCGATGCGTCGAACGTCGAGACGTACGGAGGCATAGAACTTCAGGGCCCGGCCTCCGGTGGTGGTCTCCGGGTTGCCGAACATGACGCCGATCTTCTCGCGCAACTGATTGATGAAGATAGCCGTGGTGCCGGCGCTGCTGAGCGCACCGGTCATCTTCCGCAGCGCCTGGCTCATCAGCCGGGCCTGCAGACCGACGTGCGAATCGCCCATCTCGCCCTCGATCTCCGCGCGCGGGGTCAGCGCCGCCACGGAGTCGATGACGATCAGCGCCAGTGCCCCGGACCTGACGAGCATGTCCGCGATCTCCAGTGCCTGCTCGCCGTTGTCCGGCTGGCTGACCAGCAGGGCGTCCGTGTCGACGCCGAGCTTCTTGGCGTACTCGGGATCGAGGGCGTGCTCCGCATCGATGAAGGCGCAGATGCCACCCTGCTTCTGGGCCTGCGCGACCGCGTGCAGGGCGACCGTCGTCTTGCCGGACGACTCCGGTCCGTAGATCTCGACGACGCGCCCCCGCGGGAGCCCGCCGACACCGAGCGCGATGTCCAGGGCCACCGACCCGGTGGGGATCACTGCGATGTTCGCGTGGGTGCGGTCACCCAGGCGCATCACCGATCCCTTGCCGTACTGCTTCTCGATCTGGCCGAGCGCGGCGTTCAACGCCTGCTCGCGGTTGTTGACTGCCATCTGCTCGCCCTTTCGTCTCCCCGTCGCCGGGGCTTTCATCCCCCGTCTGGCGGGGAGGTCGGCTCCCGGGCGTTTCGCACCGGAGCCTCGCTGTCGTCGATTCCCACCGTCACCGCTCCCGGCGATGGTGGTTGACCTGCTCGCAGCCGTCCTGCCTGCGACTGGTGCTCCCTCGGCGGCGGCTGCTGCCACCTTCAGGGGTGATGAAGTCGACTCGGGTGCCGTCGACTCGGGTACTGGTCGTGGCCGCGCGGCCTTCTGCCGCGCCGCTGGGTTGCGGTTCGTTCTCCCGGGTGCTGTCTTTCTCGCTGGTGCAGTGGATCCTGTCGTCACTTGTTCGGATACTCCCCCGTCACGCTGGTCGGGGTCGTCGTGTTGTGCAGTGTTCGTCGCCGTCATCGTCATCGTCGACAACACTAGGCAAGACCACTGACAACGCCGCACAGCCTGTCCGTGCTGTGGATGAGCGGCCCCTGTGCGCTCATCCCGGTGGACAACTTACCGAACATGTGTTCGATCCTGCGCACATTTCGCGGTGTGTCGGGTCTCGGGCGCGTCAACGCTCCTTGAGCGGCAACTCGAGGGCCTCCCAGCACGCCCGCCAGACGGTCTTCGGCGGGACACCAGCGGCCAGAGCCTCGACCACCGTACGACTCCCGAGGGCAGCCATCACCTGTTGCTCGGCCCACACCCTGGCGTATCCCGACCCGAGTTGCTGCTCGAGCCTGCGCCACAACTCCGTCTCACGCACCCGGACACAGTACCGGGCACCGCGATGGGTCCAGCTGCAGTGAAATCAGGCGGCGGCCGCGGTGGCGTGCGGCCTCAACGGCAGCGGCCGGACGGTCCGTTCGGTCACGGCCATCCGTTCGGCGACGTCTCCGATCACGTGCGACATGGGGACGTCGAGGGCGCCGCAGATGGCGGCGAGGAGTTCGCTGGAGGCTTCCTTCTGGCCGCGCTCCACCTCGGAGAGGTATCCGAGGCTCACCCCGGCCCGGCGGGACACCTCACGAAGCGTCTTTCCCTGCTCCACACGCTCCGAGCGCAACGAGGCGCCGAGGTGCTCGCGCATCAACGCGGGCCGGGTGATGTCGGTGACAGGGGCCATGGCGTCAGCTTACCCGGCCGCCCAGCCCCGCCCAGCCTGACTCGCACGGGGATTCAGCGCGCGTCGTACGCCGCGGCCACCTGGCGCAGAGCGGCTTCCACGGTGCGTCTCCGGACCCCGTGGCGATCACCGTCGAAGCGGTACTCCCGCACCGACGTCCCCGAGCCGTGGGCCACGGCGACGAAGACCGTGCCCGCGGGATGGCCCTCCTGGCCATCCGGGCCCGCCACTCCGGTGACGGCGACGGCCCAGTCGGCCTGGCAGGCCCGCCGGGCCCCTCGGCCATCGCGACGGCGGTGCCGGAGGCCACCGCGCCGTCACGGGCCAGTTCAGCGGCGTCGACGCCCGCGAGGCGATGCTTCAGATCGGTCGCGT is a window encoding:
- a CDS encoding DUF3046 domain-containing protein; the encoded protein is MRETELWRRLEQQLGSGYARVWAEQQVMAALGSRTVVEALAAGVPPKTVWRACWEALELPLKER
- a CDS encoding helix-turn-helix domain-containing protein; this translates as MAPVTDITRPALMREHLGASLRSERVEQGKTLREVSRRAGVSLGYLSEVERGQKEASSELLAAICGALDVPMSHVIGDVAERMAVTERTVRPLPLRPHATAAAA
- a CDS encoding regulatory protein RecX is translated as MGLVDDRGFAEAWVASRQDHKHLSRLALREELVKKRVDRWIIDEVLSAVDTEQEYAAASALATRKARSMTGLAPEVRRRRLAGALARRGFSGSVTSRVLSDLDLEGRTLTSMPGLRARAMTSRMPEAQCDHAPTRPGMRSGSSGVCGVSVRCPVRVVQ
- the recA gene encoding recombinase RecA; protein product: MAVNNREQALNAALGQIEKQYGKGSVMRLGDRTHANIAVIPTGSVALDIALGVGGLPRGRVVEIYGPESSGKTTVALHAVAQAQKQGGICAFIDAEHALDPEYAKKLGVDTDALLVSQPDNGEQALEIADMLVRSGALALIVIDSVAALTPRAEIEGEMGDSHVGLQARLMSQALRKMTGALSSAGTTAIFINQLREKIGVMFGNPETTTGGRALKFYASVRLDVRRIETLKDGTEMVGNRTRVKVVKNKVAPPFKQAEFDIIYGEGISREGSLIDMGVETGLVRKAGAWFTYDSDQLGQGKENARNFLKTHPEVATELETKIKAKVGIGVAKDADEGTDAEEDIDPETGEVKF